A portion of the Rhinopithecus roxellana isolate Shanxi Qingling chromosome 19, ASM756505v1, whole genome shotgun sequence genome contains these proteins:
- the LOC115894841 gene encoding protein tyrosine phosphatase type IVA 2-like — MNCPAPVEISYENMHFLITHNPTNATLNKFTEELKKYGVMTLVRVCDATYDKAPVEKEGIHVLDWPFDDGTPPPNQIVDDWLNLLKTKFREEPGCSVAVHCVAGLGRAPVLVALALIECGMKYEDAVQFVRQKRRGAFNSKQLLYLEKYRPKMQLRFRNTNGHCCVQ, encoded by the exons ATGAACTGTCCAGCCCCTGTGGAGATCTCCTATGAGAACATGCATTTTCTGATAACTCACAACCCAACCAATGCTACTCTCAACAAGTTCACAGAGGAACTTAAGAAGTATGGAGTGATGACTTTGGTTCGAGTTTGTGATGCTACCTATGATAAAGCTCCAgttgaaaaagaag gaatccacGTTCTAGATTGGCCATTTGATGATGGAACTCCACCCCCTAATCAGATAGTAGATGATTGGTTAAacctgttaaaaacaaaatttcgTGAAGAGCCAGGTTGCTCTGTTGCAGTGCATTGTGTTGCGGGATTGGGAAGGGCACCTGTGCTGGTTGCACTTGCTTTGATTGAATGTGGAATGAAGTACGAAGATGCAGTTCAGTTTGTAAGACAAAAAAGAAGGGGAGCGTTCAATTCCAAACAGCTGCTTTACTTGGAGAAATACCGACCTAAGATGCAATTACGCTTCAGAAATACCAATGGGCATTGCTGTGTTcagtag